Proteins co-encoded in one Dama dama isolate Ldn47 chromosome 2, ASM3311817v1, whole genome shotgun sequence genomic window:
- the LOC133067740 gene encoding mas-related G-protein coupled receptor member D-like, translating into MGVKGSPGWRDAQARQSVDKRQGWGAPGRQSHSPRAQRGAHSDELWGLAGGKPRRMENTLNSSGSRSSSPGTVGPTPGPPHTVQEVLDALVMFTCVGGIVGNGLVVWLLGSRRRRGPLGIYLLHLAVADLLFLLCLAALTILSASSWGARVHHLGLRAVRSAGYLAYTVSLSLLTAASAQSCLPGLFPTWYRGRWHLRLSAAVCAALWLLAVLLIVPAWYFHDKAERPHSWPGSRAETVLHFVTLVSSTPVMALSGMALCIQVQRSSRPWQRPLTRLYLAVLLCVFVFLACALPLGISWFLLYWLDLPQHAKTVFGRLTCLSLSISSSTKPMIYFLVSSGGHLSLREPLGAMLSRVLQEEPELEEGETPSTDPSDEGRLPKRKA; encoded by the exons ATGGGAGTGAAAGGCAGCCCCGGGTGGAGGGACGCGCAGGCCCGTCAGAGTGTGGACAAACGTCAGGGCTGGGGCGCCCCGGGCCGTCAGTCACACAGTCCCCGGGCCCAGCGCGGTGCTCACAGCGACGAGCTCTGGGGTTTGGCGGGAGGCAAGCCCCGCA GGATGGAGAACACTCTCAACAGCAGCGGCTCCAGGAGCAGCAGTCCGGGCACTGTGGGACCCACCCCAGGGCCCCCCCACacagtgcaggaggtgctggaTGCGCTGGTCATGTTCACCTGCGTGGGTGGCATCGTGGGCAACGGCCTGGTGGTCTGGCTGCTGGGCTCCCGGCGGCGGAGGGGCCCGCTGGGCATCTACCTGCTCCACCTGGCTGTGGCcgacctcctcttcctcctctgcttGGCCGCGCTGACCATCCTGAGCGCCAGCTCCTGGGGGGCCCGCGTGCACCACCTGGGCCTCCGGGCGGTGAGGAGCGCCGGGTACCTGGCCTACACGGTGAGCCTGAGCCTGCTGACGGCTGCCAGTGCCCAGTCCTGCCTCCCCGGCCTCTTCCCCACCTGGTACCGGGGCCGCTGGCATCTGCGCCTGTCAGCCGCGGTGTGCGCCGCACTCTGGCTGCTGGCCGTCCTGCTGATCGTGCCGGCCTGGTACTTCCACGACAAGGCCGAGCGTCCCCACTCGTGGCCGGGATCCAGGGCGGAGACCGTCTTGCACTTCGTCACCCTGGTCAGCTCCACGCCCGTCATGGCCCTGTCCGGCATGGCCCTCTGCATCCAGGTGCAGAGGAGCTCGCGCCCGTGGCAGCGGCCGCTCACACGGCTCTACCTGGCCGTCCTGCTCTGCGTCTTTGTGTTCCTTGCCTGTGCCCTGCCCCTCGGCATCTCCTGGTTCCTGCTCTACTGGCTGGACCTGCCCCAGCACGCAAAGACTGTCTTCGGCCGCCTCACCTGcctctctctgtccatcagcAGCAGCACCAAACCGATGATCTACTTCCTGGTGAGCAGCGGGGGCCACTTGAGCCTGCGGGAGCCCCTGGGAGCCATGCTCAGCAGGGTGCTGCAGGAGGAGCCCgagctggaggagggggagacGCCCTCCACCGACCCCAGCGACGAG GGCAGACTCCCTAAGAGGAAGGCCTGA